One window of the Leptotrichia massiliensis genome contains the following:
- a CDS encoding glycosyl hydrolase 108 family protein, with product MDRFEKIFNYLLMVEGGYSNDKHDKGGKTKYGIIEEVARNFGYKGDMQDLTIDFAKNIYLKKYYLGNKLDKVVNDKVALSICDWAVNSGRNGTKNAQIAINQLTNANLDVDGIIGNKTLEALNAADPEKFLEVYHNLQRIYYKGKVEADRTQERFLTGWLNRVMRKEEYLKDWDKENVGTENKKYSFTQSSLDKMKKVHPKLIEVMKAAIENSPFDFRITDGARTAEEQNYLYQQGRTRPGQKVTNCDGYKAKSNHQIKADGYGHAVDIFPCGVIENGVYRKFTSEEGYDEKKLKLIANHILAVAKSKNINIEWGGNWKMNDTPHFELK from the coding sequence ATGGATAGATTTGAGAAAATATTTAACTATTTGCTAATGGTCGAAGGAGGATATTCTAATGACAAGCACGACAAGGGCGGAAAAACAAAATATGGAATAATTGAGGAAGTGGCAAGAAACTTTGGATATAAAGGCGATATGCAAGATTTAACAATAGATTTTGCAAAAAATATATATCTAAAAAAATATTACTTAGGAAACAAGCTGGATAAAGTTGTGAATGATAAAGTGGCATTATCTATATGCGACTGGGCTGTAAATAGCGGCAGAAATGGAACAAAAAACGCACAAATTGCTATAAATCAATTGACAAATGCAAATCTTGATGTGGACGGAATAATTGGAAACAAAACATTGGAAGCATTAAATGCAGCAGATCCTGAAAAATTTTTGGAAGTTTATCACAACTTGCAGAGAATTTATTACAAAGGAAAAGTTGAAGCTGACAGAACGCAAGAAAGATTTTTGACAGGTTGGTTAAACAGAGTTATGAGAAAGGAGGAGTATTTGAAAGATTGGGATAAGGAAAATGTAGGGACTGAAAATAAGAAATATTCTTTTACTCAATCAAGTCTGGACAAAATGAAAAAGGTCCACCCAAAACTAATCGAAGTTATGAAAGCTGCAATTGAAAATAGCCCATTTGATTTTAGAATAACAGACGGAGCAAGAACAGCAGAAGAGCAAAATTATCTGTATCAGCAAGGAAGAACAAGACCAGGGCAAAAAGTTACAAACTGTGATGGGTACAAGGCAAAATCAAACCATCAAATCAAAGCTGACGGATACGGGCATGCAGTTGACATATTTCCTTGTGGAGTTATTGAGAACGGTGTGTACAGAAAATTTACATCTGAAGAAGGGTATGATGAGAAGAAATTGAAACTAATAGCAAACCACATATTAGCGGTTGCAAAATCTAAGAATATTAATATTGAATGGGGCGGAAATTGGAAAATGAATGATACACCACATTTTGAATTAAAATAA
- a CDS encoding phage baseplate plug family protein, with translation MRIEIDKNKIPYVFTFKSGSEIYLLRIKHFKTNDRIYLDIMNEDGEMLLKNEKLIYGRPVGWFMAKDENGNINDDFLNCYIVPLSFDKKEVLITFENFCETVFLEYFDIEDNEEEEDV, from the coding sequence ATGAGAATAGAAATAGACAAAAATAAAATCCCTTATGTATTCACATTCAAAAGTGGTAGTGAAATTTATTTGCTTAGGATAAAGCATTTTAAGACGAACGACCGAATTTATTTAGATATCATGAATGAAGATGGCGAAATGTTGCTTAAAAATGAAAAATTGATTTACGGCAGACCTGTTGGATGGTTTATGGCAAAAGATGAAAACGGAAATATTAATGATGATTTTCTGAATTGTTACATTGTACCTCTTAGCTTCGATAAAAAGGAAGTTTTGATTACTTTTGAAAATTTTTGTGAAACTGTATTTTTAGAATACTTTGATATAGAGGATAACGAGGAAGAAGAGGATGTTTAA
- a CDS encoding tape measure protein, producing MAGGNKLEILMKIKSEDSPINKLKSKMQSLLPAASKIEEKLSKLGNKVGGSGLEKLKSKMASLIPSVSQLQSKIQNFKFENLTNSLINGVEKIPLIGKRAATGLDSIRDKFNGLRGIGSSLGNLFPKLGDKIKKAFKGESLKKFGSKLKEIGNKISSIFRKLSKFGMISSMIGGLTGGLSFAGIAKASDENSLRNSRLGMVTNDVAGLKQKTFVASQQSGADYGQQLDSIAKLKMLTKGLFNDAEAVKFTSTLDKAFKVSGTSAGEASAAMYQLNQAMTSGKLQGDEFRSVMENAPILAQKIAESMGVSMAQLKKLGSEGKITSDVIKKAVLGSADEIEAQYSKMPLTFGKVWQNAQSAGQQAMDGLLTKVNQLLNTPAGQKMAQDLQGAFTGLAGMANGALDGILNIFGKLNFAPLLEPLKGIGQTISQAFSGIGGEGLTNGIAGALNGIISLAGKVAGVVGQMISGINFGQISQIFGDIMNAFNSFWSSLDLGSIGNMLSMAFSGFMQIVTMLAPTFAPILQTLAVIINLAVQFATSLMPALSVILQIGAVLISVVATAIQIVVGLFAGIAGVAIGVFSAISAVVTGVMSAILAIVSGVVNSIGAVVNRIAVFFTQGFNKAKSIAQGAINAIKGFFDGLAGTVSGIASKIAGMFKIKPPSWLGFLGGGKGRYIGDKSWEGGPVTVAEKGAEMIRLPSGQQFLANEEITMNLPQGTRISTAEATRRMMRDQFGNSSKKSIDSKKSSSGSSKSSGGNNQYTFAPTVLIENTGGDTKDLKRTIKEILREFFEEKFIAMGG from the coding sequence ATGGCTGGTGGAAATAAATTAGAAATATTGATGAAAATAAAATCTGAAGATAGTCCAATAAACAAATTAAAATCAAAAATGCAATCTTTATTACCAGCCGCTTCAAAAATAGAAGAAAAGCTGTCAAAATTGGGAAATAAAGTTGGTGGTTCGGGACTTGAAAAATTAAAATCAAAAATGGCTAGCTTGATTCCTAGCGTATCGCAATTACAAAGCAAAATTCAAAATTTTAAGTTCGAAAATCTTACTAATAGCTTAATAAATGGAGTTGAAAAAATACCGTTAATTGGTAAAAGAGCCGCTACAGGCTTAGATTCAATCCGTGATAAATTCAACGGCTTGAGAGGTATCGGTAGTTCTTTAGGAAATCTATTCCCAAAGCTAGGAGACAAAATAAAAAAAGCATTTAAAGGAGAAAGCTTAAAGAAATTCGGATCTAAATTAAAAGAAATAGGAAATAAAATTTCCAGTATTTTCAGAAAATTAAGTAAATTTGGAATGATTAGCAGTATGATTGGTGGACTTACTGGTGGACTTAGTTTTGCAGGGATAGCCAAAGCATCTGATGAAAATTCACTTAGAAATTCAAGGCTTGGAATGGTAACAAATGACGTTGCTGGATTGAAACAAAAAACATTTGTAGCGTCTCAACAGAGTGGGGCAGATTATGGGCAACAACTTGATTCAATCGCTAAATTAAAAATGCTTACAAAAGGATTATTTAATGATGCAGAAGCCGTAAAATTTACGAGTACATTAGACAAAGCGTTTAAAGTATCTGGAACTTCGGCAGGAGAGGCTAGTGCGGCAATGTATCAGTTAAATCAAGCTATGACATCTGGTAAGTTGCAAGGTGATGAGTTTCGTTCGGTAATGGAAAATGCTCCAATTTTAGCTCAAAAAATAGCTGAAAGCATGGGAGTGTCTATGGCACAGCTTAAAAAATTAGGTTCGGAAGGTAAAATTACATCCGATGTAATTAAAAAGGCTGTACTAGGAAGTGCAGATGAAATTGAAGCTCAGTATTCTAAAATGCCGTTGACATTTGGAAAAGTGTGGCAAAATGCACAAAGTGCAGGACAACAGGCTATGGACGGATTGCTTACCAAAGTTAATCAATTATTAAACACTCCCGCTGGTCAAAAAATGGCTCAAGATTTACAAGGGGCATTTACTGGACTTGCTGGAATGGCTAATGGAGCATTGGACGGAATATTAAATATTTTCGGGAAATTAAATTTTGCACCATTGTTAGAACCTTTAAAAGGCATAGGACAAACTATATCTCAAGCATTTAGTGGAATCGGTGGAGAAGGACTTACAAACGGAATCGCAGGAGCATTAAACGGCATTATTTCTCTTGCTGGAAAAGTTGCAGGAGTAGTTGGGCAAATGATAAGCGGAATTAATTTTGGACAAATAAGTCAAATATTTGGAGACATTATGAATGCCTTTAACTCGTTTTGGAGTTCGCTTGATTTAGGAAGTATTGGGAATATGCTTAGTATGGCTTTTAGTGGATTTATGCAAATTGTAACCATGCTAGCACCAACATTCGCTCCGATTTTACAAACGTTAGCAGTGATAATTAATTTAGCTGTTCAGTTCGCAACTTCGCTCATGCCTGCTTTAAGTGTGATATTGCAGATAGGTGCTGTATTGATTTCAGTTGTTGCTACAGCGATACAGATAGTTGTTGGTTTATTTGCTGGTATTGCTGGTGTTGCAATCGGAGTATTTTCTGCAATATCCGCAGTAGTTACAGGAGTTATGAGTGCAATACTGGCAATTGTTTCGGGAGTTGTGAACTCGATTGGTGCAGTTGTCAATAGGATAGCTGTATTCTTTACCCAAGGATTCAATAAGGCTAAAAGCATTGCTCAAGGAGCAATTAATGCGATTAAAGGTTTTTTTGACGGACTGGCAGGGACAGTAAGCGGAATCGCCAGTAAAATAGCAGGAATGTTTAAAATCAAGCCACCTTCTTGGCTTGGATTTCTTGGTGGCGGAAAAGGTCGTTACATAGGAGATAAATCGTGGGAAGGTGGACCAGTTACAGTTGCCGAAAAAGGTGCAGAAATGATTAGATTGCCTAGTGGACAGCAATTTTTGGCTAATGAGGAAATAACTATGAACTTGCCACAAGGTACTAGAATTTCGACAGCCGAAGCAACTAGAAGAATGATGAGGGATCAGTTCGGAAATTCTTCTAAAAAATCAATTGACAGCAAAAAATCAAGTTCTGGTTCAAGCAAAAGCAGTGGTGGAAATAATCAATACACATTTGCACCAACTGTGCTTATTGAAAATACAGGTGGAGATACTAAAGATTTAAAAAGAACAATTAAAGAAATCTTGAGAGAGTTCTTTGAAGAGAAATTTATAGCAATGGGAGGTTAG
- a CDS encoding universal stress protein → MDKLAAKIYLTGKILELGKTLIYKTEIVAKGKAGAEKFNQVYEGFWDKLEELLEKEKSIDRKFIPNFAEEIGEEVLTEVLKEARKTFDLKVILQQIFDAEKTGNKNIL, encoded by the coding sequence ATGGATAAATTAGCAGCAAAAATATATTTGACAGGTAAAATATTGGAATTAGGAAAAACTTTAATCTATAAAACAGAGATAGTTGCAAAAGGAAAAGCTGGAGCAGAAAAATTTAATCAGGTGTATGAAGGCTTTTGGGATAAATTAGAAGAATTATTGGAAAAAGAAAAATCAATTGACAGAAAATTTATTCCTAACTTTGCTGAAGAGATTGGCGAGGAAGTTTTGACAGAAGTTTTAAAAGAAGCTAGAAAAACATTTGATTTAAAAGTTATATTACAACAAATTTTCGATGCAGAAAAAACAGGAAACAAAAACATACTTTAA
- a CDS encoding phage baseplate protein, which yields MDFSNLNASKEKLKGDFLGKMAYEGAKNKVYSMGLNSFLGTAGATAYGIALAYPNEINKFFQDRYGYTLFEEAERCKINDIPLEWVQIKSDERGSSVKTHSLEDRDSTLISSNVSHSNRKYNISVILTNLVTKNAESIYEQIVELWQKKTLCTISTVETIEDMIITKVSRSYKTQTALEFEVDFEVLEFAYLMRKGDVLSSESTTLKDEQKTGVAGTKTSNIEYKGFLK from the coding sequence ATGGACTTTAGCAATTTGAATGCCAGCAAGGAAAAATTAAAAGGCGATTTCTTAGGAAAAATGGCTTATGAGGGAGCAAAAAATAAAGTTTACAGTATGGGCTTGAATAGTTTTTTGGGAACTGCTGGAGCAACTGCTTATGGCATTGCTCTCGCCTATCCCAATGAAATTAATAAGTTTTTCCAGGATAGATATGGCTATACACTTTTTGAAGAGGCTGAAAGATGTAAAATTAATGATATTCCACTTGAATGGGTACAAATTAAAAGCGACGAGAGAGGAAGCAGCGTTAAAACGCACTCGCTCGAAGATAGGGACAGCACATTAATAAGTAGCAACGTTTCGCATAGTAACAGAAAATACAACATTTCAGTAATTTTAACTAATTTGGTAACAAAAAACGCTGAAAGTATTTATGAACAGATAGTTGAATTATGGCAAAAGAAAACACTTTGTACAATTTCAACTGTTGAAACGATAGAGGATATGATTATAACTAAAGTTTCGAGAAGCTATAAAACTCAGACAGCATTAGAATTTGAAGTTGATTTTGAAGTCTTGGAATTTGCTTATCTGATGAGAAAAGGCGATGTTTTAAGTTCAGAATCAACTACATTAAAAGATGAGCAAAAAACAGGTGTAGCAGGAACTAAAACAAGCAATATTGAGTATAAGGGGTTTTTGAAATGA
- a CDS encoding baseplate J/gp47 family protein: MARITVNTVQDNMNILNNELKTLLKDDFSNDKRSAWYMLMYPVARLLREKMERQQIQAEKMNLLNCEGIEIDEHLANSPFFFKRKQESQATVKIELIGGVNVTLEAGDVIVEANDGIRYTLSENGTLNNKTTFEFTCDTAGEQGNKEVGSIIKLVKVVNGVYDFKQNEIAAGGQEQESDNDYIERWFLSRNESEWNLDGIRAEVLKQEGVKSVYADENKEMATDERGIEGKSIVLIVDGGRNEDIANAIWKKKDHAIKTMGDTKVIVKDSQGIDREISFYRPQKREVEINIEFTAAKDTNISIENLKGIVKDYLKNTEVGDYITSYKCESEYIRQIYSADRLLNIDVTFKFKNKPSSNFEKVLKLGFNEVAEYAK, encoded by the coding sequence TTGGCGAGAATAACAGTAAATACAGTACAGGATAATATGAATATTTTGAACAATGAATTAAAAACATTGTTAAAAGATGACTTCTCCAATGATAAGCGGAGTGCTTGGTATATGCTTATGTATCCTGTGGCAAGGCTTCTAAGGGAGAAAATGGAAAGACAGCAGATACAAGCAGAAAAGATGAATTTACTGAACTGTGAAGGCATAGAAATAGATGAGCATTTGGCGAATAGTCCATTTTTCTTTAAACGAAAGCAAGAAAGTCAAGCTACTGTGAAAATTGAACTAATAGGGGGAGTTAATGTAACACTCGAAGCAGGAGACGTAATTGTTGAAGCGAACGATGGAATCAGGTATACACTTTCTGAAAATGGAACATTAAATAACAAGACCACTTTTGAATTTACTTGTGATACAGCAGGAGAACAAGGAAATAAGGAAGTTGGAAGTATTATTAAATTAGTTAAAGTTGTAAATGGTGTATACGATTTTAAACAAAATGAAATTGCGGCTGGAGGACAAGAACAGGAAAGCGACAACGATTATATAGAACGTTGGTTTTTAAGCCGTAACGAAAGCGAATGGAATTTGGACGGAATTAGAGCGGAAGTGTTAAAGCAGGAAGGAGTTAAGTCTGTTTATGCTGACGAAAACAAAGAAATGGCAACCGATGAAAGAGGAATTGAAGGCAAGTCAATTGTTTTGATTGTCGATGGTGGAAGAAACGAGGACATAGCGAATGCTATTTGGAAAAAGAAAGATCATGCAATTAAAACTATGGGAGATACGAAAGTAATTGTGAAAGATAGCCAAGGAATTGACAGAGAAATATCATTTTATAGACCTCAAAAAAGAGAAGTGGAAATAAACATTGAGTTTACAGCGGCGAAAGACACTAATATTTCAATTGAAAATTTGAAAGGAATTGTAAAGGATTACTTAAAAAACACAGAAGTTGGAGATTATATTACATCATATAAATGCGAAAGTGAGTATATTAGGCAGATTTATTCAGCCGATAGATTGTTGAATATTGATGTTACTTTTAAGTTTAAAAACAAACCGTCCAGTAATTTTGAAAAAGTACTAAAATTAGGATTTAACGAGGTGGCGGAATATGCAAAGTAA
- a CDS encoding phage neck terminator protein: MKNEILRKLLASFVDFQVIRDNYVAKKPTECAVMHTISLNKSAYSAYRTIETTDTQIKEKALRLVIAYLQFDFYAPTQTRAEEMASELLEVIVFKKRHDLVRNGFGLSDDNIEIKDLTFLEGSQYIYRFSFDVEMNWRESSERVRDLIKEVEVKTEVENG, encoded by the coding sequence ATGAAAAATGAAATATTAAGAAAATTGTTAGCCAGTTTCGTAGATTTCCAAGTTATTCGTGATAATTATGTGGCTAAAAAGCCAACAGAATGTGCTGTTATGCACACAATAAGCCTTAACAAGTCTGCATACAGTGCGTACAGAACTATTGAAACAACAGATACGCAGATTAAGGAAAAGGCTTTGAGATTAGTTATTGCTTATTTGCAATTTGATTTTTATGCTCCAACACAGACGAGGGCAGAAGAAATGGCTAGTGAATTGCTTGAGGTTATAGTATTTAAGAAAAGACACGACTTAGTTAGGAACGGATTTGGATTAAGTGATGACAATATAGAAATAAAAGATTTAACTTTTCTTGAAGGCAGTCAGTATATTTATAGATTTAGTTTTGATGTAGAAATGAACTGGCGAGAATCAAGTGAAAGAGTAAGAGATTTAATAAAAGAGGTAGAAGTAAAAACGGAGGTAGAGAATGGCTAA
- a CDS encoding cytoplasmic protein, which translates to MLKKDKLYICFHKPRRLIGHLIALWTLGKYSHVEFIYNGQVFLSNPGGVRTRKFEYQKNMEIYELDKNIDPKDVIEFFRTAQGKGYDYLGILGQFFYADKVQDDNRFFCSEFCLNAIDYALQFTLTYKGKSLKDRVGYQFSPAKLYKYLKNMELIKEKEVV; encoded by the coding sequence ATGCTCAAAAAAGACAAGCTATATATATGTTTCCATAAACCTAGGAGATTAATAGGGCATTTGATAGCCTTGTGGACTCTTGGAAAATATTCACATGTTGAATTTATCTACAATGGTCAAGTTTTTTTATCTAATCCTGGAGGAGTTAGGACAAGGAAATTTGAGTATCAGAAAAATATGGAAATTTACGAGCTTGATAAAAATATCGATCCCAAAGATGTGATTGAATTTTTTAGAACAGCTCAAGGTAAGGGCTATGATTATTTAGGAATTTTAGGACAATTTTTCTATGCTGACAAGGTGCAGGATGATAATCGATTTTTTTGCAGTGAGTTTTGCCTGAACGCAATCGATTATGCTTTGCAGTTTACATTGACCTATAAAGGTAAATCATTAAAGGATAGAGTTGGTTATCAGTTCAGCCCTGCAAAGTTGTATAAGTATTTAAAAAATATGGAATTAATAAAAGAAAAGGAAGTGGTATAA
- a CDS encoding Gp138 family membrane-puncturing spike protein: MEEYIKAILGKIDTSLITEITKIYPNGFVDVEPLAEFREIKLPPILHVPMCQLGNRSINIKINFKTGDKVPVLICSRDISGYITKEVSTANTNKRHNLTNAIALPILIPTDLTSVDIPGSIEINGDVVLNGNLTVSGDVNISGTLTVGDIKAKSLDAESGVSKVGVPYNHP; encoded by the coding sequence ATGGAAGAATATATAAAGGCAATTCTGGGCAAAATTGACACTTCTTTAATAACAGAGATAACAAAAATATATCCTAATGGATTTGTGGATGTAGAGCCGTTGGCAGAGTTCAGAGAAATTAAATTGCCACCAATTTTACACGTTCCGATGTGCCAATTAGGAAACAGGAGTATTAATATTAAAATTAATTTTAAAACAGGGGATAAAGTTCCTGTTTTAATTTGTAGTAGAGATATTAGCGGATATATAACAAAAGAAGTAAGCACAGCAAATACAAACAAAAGGCATAATTTAACAAATGCTATCGCTTTACCAATCTTAATTCCTACTGATTTGACATCTGTCGATATTCCTGGAAGTATTGAAATTAACGGAGATGTAGTTTTAAATGGTAATTTAACAGTTAGCGGAGATGTAAATATTTCGGGAACTTTGACAGTTGGAGATATTAAGGCAAAAAGTCTTGATGCAGAAAGCGGAGTTAGTAAGGTTGGAGTTCCTTACAATCATCCGTAG